From Pseudanabaena sp. PCC 6802, one genomic window encodes:
- the malQ gene encoding 4-alpha-glucanotransferase, giving the protein MPFQRSSGILLHPTSFPSRFGIGDLGKAAYEFIDFLAASGQKLWQVLPLGPTGYGNSPYMSFSAIAGNPLLICPDLLVEAGLLTHNDLSETFQIFPTDTVDFDRVIPYKMQLLRVAYENFKRSPQKEFQKEFQKFLKLEAKWLNDYAFFMAMSDTDPEKTWNQWEPAIATRDPKAIAAQTKVLQDGIQFHQFLQFVFFEQWSKLKAYANEKEIQIIGDIPIYVAHNSADVWANPQNFMLDPETFEPALMAGVPPDYFSETGQLWGNPVYNWDYLEKHKFAWWIERFSFMLQYVDLIRIDHFRGFEAFWQVPAGEETAMNGEWQTAPGVALFETIRDTLGSLPILAEDLGVITPEVEELRDMFEFPGMRVLLFAFGGDSSNIHLPHHFVRNSLVYTGTHDNDTTVGWWQRIEEDERKLLVRYLGYDSVDDIKEINWLLIRLALSTVADRAIIPLQDILGLDNSARMNMPGTIENNWRWRYSNSEILTQNKDLQERLLSLTQLYSR; this is encoded by the coding sequence ATGCCTTTTCAACGCTCCAGCGGCATTTTGCTGCATCCGACCTCCTTCCCAAGCCGCTTTGGCATTGGCGATCTGGGCAAGGCGGCATACGAGTTTATCGATTTCCTCGCCGCAAGCGGTCAGAAATTATGGCAAGTACTCCCGCTTGGGCCAACCGGATATGGTAATTCACCCTACATGAGCTTTAGCGCGATCGCGGGTAACCCCCTCCTCATCTGTCCCGATCTGCTCGTCGAAGCGGGTCTGCTTACCCATAACGATCTCAGCGAAACCTTTCAGATTTTCCCAACCGATACAGTAGATTTCGATCGGGTAATTCCTTACAAAATGCAACTACTGCGGGTTGCCTACGAGAATTTCAAGCGATCGCCCCAGAAAGAATTTCAGAAAGAATTTCAGAAATTTTTAAAATTAGAGGCCAAATGGTTGAACGACTATGCTTTCTTTATGGCAATGTCGGACACCGATCCCGAAAAGACGTGGAATCAATGGGAACCTGCCATTGCTACACGCGATCCTAAAGCGATCGCCGCGCAAACCAAAGTACTTCAGGATGGCATCCAATTTCATCAGTTCTTGCAGTTCGTCTTCTTTGAACAGTGGTCGAAGCTGAAAGCCTACGCTAACGAAAAAGAGATTCAAATTATTGGCGATATTCCCATCTACGTAGCCCATAACAGTGCCGATGTTTGGGCCAATCCCCAGAATTTTATGCTCGATCCCGAAACCTTCGAGCCAGCGTTGATGGCAGGCGTGCCGCCAGATTATTTCAGCGAAACGGGTCAGCTTTGGGGCAATCCCGTCTACAACTGGGACTACCTGGAAAAGCATAAATTCGCCTGGTGGATCGAGCGCTTCAGCTTCATGCTGCAGTATGTAGATCTGATTCGGATCGATCACTTCCGAGGATTTGAAGCCTTCTGGCAAGTTCCGGCTGGAGAGGAAACCGCGATGAATGGCGAGTGGCAAACTGCACCAGGAGTTGCGTTGTTTGAAACAATTCGCGATACGTTGGGAAGTCTGCCAATCCTGGCAGAGGATCTGGGCGTGATTACGCCGGAAGTAGAGGAACTGCGGGATATGTTTGAATTCCCTGGGATGCGCGTCCTCCTCTTTGCCTTTGGCGGCGACTCCAGCAATATCCATTTACCGCATCATTTCGTCCGCAACAGCCTGGTTTACACCGGCACCCACGACAACGATACTACAGTTGGTTGGTGGCAGCGCATAGAGGAAGATGAGAGGAAGTTGCTCGTGCGATATCTGGGCTACGATTCAGTCGATGACATCAAAGAAATCAACTGGCTGTTGATCCGCCTGGCTTTATCAACTGTAGCCGATCGCGCGATAATTCCACTTCAGGATATTTTGGGATTAGATAATTCGGCGAGAATGAACATGCCGGGAACGATCGAGAATAACTGGCGGTGGCGGTATAGCAATTCCGAGATCCTGACACAAAACAAGGATTTGCAGGAACGGCTGCTATCGCTAACACAGCTTTACAGTCGGTAG
- a CDS encoding pentapeptide repeat-containing protein — protein MYISPNRAIAFAIRGVKSNQWHDNNPQLCYLINQKGIAKKYLEVKIVKSINLLFSVCLLFLAFPAFAGNDSIVSVEEQKFMSSLPKKYGCWIGTSDLSQKENFAASLNNCKEEVTKKAASVGIGRLVHEADLRYFTALQRKFPIPKPNPDDLKQLKTKRKCPGCDLRGADLTLSSWSSEIIDECASPSASNCSQLILDNDIGDLSSANLSSANLSRRSVRGISLSRANLRFANLTLASMGNINFMGADLRNAILNGTNLVAANLQKANLEGAFLPGAKLVKADLRGANLQNASLLYANLEGADLRGANLQNASLPYVGLQGADLRGADLRGADLRSATLSKANLLGADLRGTMVTKGRKLNPSITAGSLGICYAILPKNIEAEMDCVNPNPTGPFPNWYLRLRGK, from the coding sequence ATGTACATTTCACCCAATCGGGCGATCGCTTTTGCCATTAGAGGGGTAAAGTCTAACCAATGGCATGATAATAACCCACAGCTTTGCTATCTCATTAATCAAAAAGGTATCGCGAAGAAATATCTTGAGGTAAAAATAGTGAAAAGCATTAACTTATTGTTTTCAGTATGCTTATTGTTCCTAGCATTTCCAGCATTTGCTGGAAATGACAGCATAGTTTCCGTAGAAGAGCAAAAGTTCATGAGTTCTTTGCCTAAAAAATATGGTTGCTGGATAGGGACTTCGGACTTATCTCAAAAGGAAAACTTTGCAGCTAGTTTAAATAACTGTAAAGAAGAAGTAACAAAAAAGGCTGCATCAGTGGGCATCGGACGTTTAGTTCATGAGGCGGATCTGAGATACTTTACAGCTTTACAACGAAAGTTTCCTATCCCTAAGCCTAACCCCGACGATTTAAAGCAGCTTAAAACCAAGCGAAAATGTCCTGGATGTGACTTGCGAGGAGCAGATTTGACTTTGTCTTCTTGGTCTTCTGAGATTATAGACGAATGTGCGTCCCCCTCTGCCAGTAACTGCTCTCAACTCATACTAGATAACGACATAGGAGATTTAAGCTCAGCTAATCTTAGCTCTGCCAACCTATCTCGTAGGTCTGTTAGGGGCATTAGTTTGTCACGCGCTAATCTGAGATTTGCTAATTTGACCCTTGCAAGCATGGGTAACATTAACTTCATGGGAGCAGATTTAAGGAATGCTATCTTGAATGGAACAAATCTAGTGGCAGCCAATTTGCAAAAAGCCAATCTCGAAGGAGCTTTTTTACCAGGAGCAAAATTAGTAAAAGCAGATTTACGAGGAGCTAACTTGCAAAATGCTAGTTTGCTCTATGCAAACCTGGAAGGGGCAGATTTACGAGGAGCTAACTTGCAAAATGCTAGTTTGCCCTATGTAGGTTTACAAGGGGCAGATTTGAGAGGGGCAGATTTACGAGGGGCAGATTTAAGAAGTGCAACTCTTTCAAAAGCTAACTTACTTGGTGCCGATCTTAGAGGAACTATGGTTACTAAAGGCAGAAAGCTAAATCCCTCTATAACTGCGGGTTCTTTAGGTATTTGCTACGCCATTCTCCCTAAAAATATCGAAGCAGAAATGGATTGCGTAAATCCAAACCCTACTGGCCCATTTCCAAACTGGTATCTCCGTTTAAGAGGGAAATAG
- a CDS encoding IS5 family transposase has product MRRSYNTDLSNQEWEIIAPMLPKPSKWGRPPKTNMRELLNAIFYILKNGCTWQNLPHDFPPYSTVYFYWQRWERTGLLEEINRKLSQQFREKVSKEATPSLVSIDSQSVKTTESAGSRGFDGGKQIKGRKRFAMVDTLGLVVKVLVCAANIGERAGAKQLLQNLTSPLPRLEKILVDAGFSGDEITQWVNDNFGWLWEVSKRADNQKGFVVESKRWVVERTFAWLGNCRRLSKDYEFYEQMSESFIYLALIRKMLRNLATATS; this is encoded by the coding sequence ATGCGCCGATCCTATAATACCGATTTATCCAACCAAGAATGGGAAATTATCGCACCCATGCTACCCAAACCATCAAAATGGGGTAGGCCACCCAAAACAAATATGCGAGAGTTACTGAATGCCATTTTCTATATACTCAAAAATGGTTGTACATGGCAGAATCTACCCCATGACTTTCCGCCTTACTCAACGGTCTATTTCTACTGGCAAAGGTGGGAAAGAACTGGGCTACTGGAGGAGATTAATCGCAAATTGAGCCAACAATTTAGGGAAAAGGTTAGTAAAGAGGCGACCCCAAGCTTGGTGAGTATCGATAGCCAGAGTGTGAAGACAACAGAAAGTGCGGGCAGTCGAGGTTTTGATGGCGGTAAGCAAATCAAGGGCAGAAAACGCTTCGCTATGGTTGACACCTTGGGCTTAGTTGTAAAGGTGTTGGTGTGTGCAGCTAACATCGGTGAAAGAGCAGGAGCTAAGCAGTTGTTACAGAATCTCACATCTCCATTACCACGATTAGAGAAAATTCTGGTTGATGCTGGATTCTCTGGTGATGAAATCACACAATGGGTCAACGACAACTTCGGATGGCTTTGGGAAGTTAGCAAACGGGCAGACAATCAGAAAGGTTTTGTAGTGGAGTCAAAGCGTTGGGTGGTAGAGCGAACCTTTGCTTGGTTAGGTAATTGTCGTAGACTAAGCAAGGATTATGAATTTTATGAGCAAATGTCTGAATCGTTTATTTACTTGGCTTTAATCCGCAAAATGCTAAGAAATCTGGCAACTGCGACTTCCTAA